From Rhodoferax sp. AJA081-3, the proteins below share one genomic window:
- a CDS encoding YqjK family protein has protein sequence MDARLVELYVQRGRLRERISMQRGELARELAPLAEALHGVDRARALLHRASLWMLAHPGVVAAVGVAVVIWKPRAVWRTAHWGFLAWRNWAQWRTWVRVGLKVF, from the coding sequence ATGGACGCACGCCTGGTTGAACTGTATGTGCAGCGCGGGCGACTGCGCGAGCGTATCAGCATGCAGCGCGGCGAGCTGGCGCGCGAACTCGCACCCTTGGCCGAGGCCTTGCATGGGGTGGACCGCGCCCGTGCACTGCTGCACCGCGCAAGCCTGTGGATGCTCGCCCACCCGGGTGTTGTGGCAGCCGTCGGTGTTGCCGTGGTTATCTGGAAACCGCGCGCCGTATGGCGCACGGCACACTGGGGCTTTTTGGCCTGGCGCAATTGGGCGCAATGGCGTACGTGGGTACGCGTGGGACTCAAGGTTTTTTGA
- a CDS encoding YqjD family protein → MSDSHNSPLTSQEKLVMDIRAVIADAEDILKATADQTGEKIANLRTRVQDRLLGARIRLDAAEAAIVDKTKAAARAADDYVHDSPWQAVGIGVGVGFLLGLLLGRR, encoded by the coding sequence ATGTCAGACTCCCACAACTCCCCCCTCACTTCACAAGAGAAGCTCGTGATGGACATCCGCGCGGTGATTGCCGACGCAGAAGACATCCTCAAAGCCACGGCCGACCAGACCGGCGAAAAGATCGCCAACCTGCGCACCCGCGTGCAGGACCGCTTGCTGGGTGCGCGCATCCGTCTGGACGCTGCCGAAGCCGCCATCGTTGACAAGACCAAAGCCGCCGCACGTGCTGCCGACGACTATGTGCACGACTCACCATGGCAAGCCGTAGGCATTGGCGTCGGTGTGGGCTTCTTGCTGGGCCTGCTGCTGGGTCGCCGTTAA
- a CDS encoding phage holin family protein translates to MDFAHNKANSGGTWGAARDKAATLLSIGQTRLELLGNELEVARITITRQLLLAQALLFCVGLGVVLTVMGLVILFWEQRLVVVALAAGAVWGTALYVYFAIQRSNRHAAPLFNASLAELQEDLRQLKAATGHGRTPG, encoded by the coding sequence ATGGATTTCGCGCACAACAAGGCCAACAGTGGTGGCACCTGGGGTGCTGCCCGCGACAAGGCAGCCACCCTGCTGTCCATTGGACAAACACGGCTGGAGCTGCTGGGCAATGAGCTGGAGGTCGCGCGCATCACCATCACGCGCCAGCTGCTGCTGGCGCAGGCCCTGCTGTTTTGCGTGGGCTTGGGCGTGGTGTTGACGGTGATGGGCCTGGTCATTCTGTTCTGGGAGCAGCGCCTGGTGGTGGTCGCGCTGGCGGCGGGTGCGGTGTGGGGCACGGCCCTGTACGTGTACTTTGCCATCCAGCGCAGCAACCGGCACGCCGCGCCCCTGTTCAACGCCAGCCTGGCGGAACTGCAAGAAGACTTGCGCCAACTCAAAGCTGCCACCGGCCATGGACGCACGCCTGGTTGA